CAGAACGGCACCCTGATGGGGACAAGCCCTGAGGCAGATGGAGCTCAAGTGCTGTACAGCAACAGTTCCCTCACCCTGGAAGGTGTTACCGTCGACGTTAAGGGAGAAGATATCTACGGCATCGTCACCAACGGCACCAATGTGAAGAACGCCATCGCCCTGAAGAACAGCACCCTCAACGTGCCCAATGGGAACGGCATCTACTTCCCCAGCACCGGGACAGTGACCATCGAAAACTCCATCATCAACGCCAAGTATGTGGGTGTGCAGATGTGCGCCGGCAGTCTGGCAGTACGGGGAGCGCAGACGGCCATCACAGTGACAGGGGAGCCGACGCAAAAAACTGACAGCGACGGCGTCATCGGCGACGGCGCTGCCATCTCCATTGTGGAGCGGGAGGGCTATCAGGACCTGGGCACCGTCACCATTGAGGACGGAACCTTCCAATCCGCAGAAAGTGTTGATGCAGTCAAGGCCTACGCCTTCAATAATGCGGATAAGACGGAAGAAGCATGGCCCACTGCCGGCGAGGTAGTTTCCGTCTCCGGCGGCACCTTCTCCGCTGAAGTGCCGGAGGCCTTGTGCCAGGACGGCTATGTGGCGGTCAAGGATGAGAACGGCAGCTTTGTGGTGGGGAAAGATCCCGCCAAGACCTTTGTGGCGCAGATAGGCGACAGGGAGTTCACCACGATCCAGGGAGCCATTGACGCGGCCGTCTCCGGCGACACGGTTCAGATCAAACCCGGGACCTATGCCGAGGATCTCACAATCAGCAAGAAGATCACGCTGCTTGGCAGCGGCGCGGGCGAAGCCGGCACGATCCTGACGGGAACGGTCAGTGTTGCCGCGGATGGCGTCACACTGGATGGCATCTGGTTCCAGCAGACCTATTCTGAGGAGGACTCTAAGGACCAGGGTGCCTGCAAATTAAAAACCACGGAAACGGGAACAAATCTTACCATCCAAAACTGCATTGTTCAGCGGATGACCGGCACTGCAATTCCCTATGGCGCCATTGTTCATTACGGCGCCGCCGAAGGAACCCTGACTCTGAAAAACACGGAATTGATCGCCCCTGTTGCCGGGACCGCAGACGAAATCAACAGTGCGTCTCCTTCTGTGATCGGCGTTGCTGCTTGGGCGCAAACCGGCGAGAATATCGACGAAGCGTGGAAGCTGGTTGTAACAGACTGTACCATCCGTACCAACGGATTTGCGGTGTTTGACCGTTGGAACAACGCCACCTATACCAATACGACCTTCACCGGACTGGAAGGCGTGGAGGGACTCGATGACATCGAGGTCAAAACGTGCTATATGGCGCTCAATAATCCCCATGCAAATGATGTGACATACGATCATTGCACCTTCCGGAACATGCGCAGCTGGGGAATGCTGGTTGCAGGCGAAGAGCTCACGGTGACAGACTGCACCTTTGATGGAACAAACCAGTCCTGTGCGATCTCTGTGGCCTATGGTACAATCGACAAGTGTACGATTACGGGGAACACCTTTGATCTGAGCGGCAGCGGCAGCGGAATTATGTTCAGCGGCGCGGTGACCGAAACCTCCACAATCACAGTTGCGGACAACACATTCAAAAACTGCAGCCAGGAGGGCGGATACTGCGTCAATAATACCAGCGCTGTGGAAGGAGAGCAGGTTGCTCCGATCACGGTCACAGGATCCACCTTTATCGACTGTGCGAACAAGTATCTGAACCAGGTAAATGTGGAGGAAGCCGCAGCCTCTGATACCGCTTACGTGGTGTCCGGAAACACGGAGACGTACTACGAGACGCTGGCAGAGGCGATCTCCTCCGCGCCCGTGGGTTCGGCCGTGTATCTGCTGAAGGACATCAGTGAAACGGTCTCCGTCTCCAAGAACATCTCTATTTACACAAACGGCCATGCTTTCAGTGCGGCAAATATCCAATGTGCCGCAAACTACTATGTGCGGCAGATCTCGGGAGGGTATGAGGTTTATTATTCTGCCCCATCTACCGGCTCCGGCGGCTCTGACAGCGATCCCAGTTACGCCCCCATCCTGGATGTCGGCAGCGGCGGCAGCGTGAAGGTGAATCCCCGGACTCCCGAGGAGGGCGACAAGGTGACCATCACCCCGGATCCCGACAGCGGTTATGGGGTGGACGAGGTCATCGTCACCGACCGGAATGGCCGGGAGATCGACGTCACCGCCAATCGGGACGGCACCTATACCTTTGAACAGCCCCGCGGCCGGGTGACCATCGAAGTCACCTTCACCCGCACCGGAGAGAGCGCCTTCTTTACCGATGTGCCGGAGACCTTCTGGGCCTACGATGAGATCGCCTGGGCCTATGACAACGGCTACGTCAACGGCACCACGGCCACGACGTTCAGCCCCAACGGCAGCATCACCCGCCAGCAGGTGTGGATGATCCTGGCGCGGCTCAGCGGACAGTCTCCCGCCAACATGGCAGAGGCGCGCACCTGGGCCATGGACAACGGCATCTCCGACGGCACCAACCCCGGTGCGGCGGTGACCCGGCAGCAGCTGGTGGCCCTGCTGTACCGCTTTGCGGAACTGCGGAATTATGCCAACGGCCAGCGGGCCGATCTGAGCGCCTATCCGGATGCCGGCAGCGTGGCGGGGTACGCAGTGGAACCCCTGCAGTGGTCCGTGGCCAACGGCATCGTGGGCGGCACCAGCGCAGGGACGCTGAACCCCGCTGGAACAGCCACCCGCGCCCAGTTCGCGGTGATCCTTTATCGCTTCTGGAATCAGGTGGCCTGAGACAAATCAGAATAAGACAGCAGGGCGGAGAAATCCGCCCTGCTGCTTTTTGAAAAAGAGAACCACCGGCAAAACCGATGGTTCCAAAAAGCTTTAGCCATGCCGAAAAAATATCCTCCTTTGGTAGAACAATGGAGGTCTGCCAACTGCTACAAGAACCAAAGGAGGAAATTGTGTGAGTACAAGGGGACAGAAATTATAGAGGAGAGGCGTACAAAGATCATGTTCACATATTGGAAGGTATCCCGCCCAAGTACAGCGTTTCACAGATTATGGGGTGTTGAAAGGGGAAAAATAGTCTGATGATCTATGAAAGCATGCGAACATGAGATAAATATGGAAACCGGCATTTCTGGCGTAGGGGATATGACGGCGCGAAGGCGGACCACATCTTCAACGGAACAGGGGATCAAGAATCGTACTGATGGAGAAGGGGCGCACCTATATATCGGATACCGGATATAGATTGCTGTTCAAAAGGGAGCAATGCGGATACTATCTCCCTATATACAGATGGTTCCAAAACCAGCCGGAACTGCTGCCCATATTCCGCCGGAGAGGGATGAGAGGCAGGGCCTGAACCATGCGGCAAGACCGGATCGGCCGATTGCCTTTTCCGGAAGGACTCTGTGCATCTTCTGCGGCCGGGGCAACAGACTAGGGATTGGGGGAAAGATCATGCTTGTTATGCAAACTCCATCTGCGTCTCAGACAGGAAACACAGATGGAGCTGTTTCATTCGGCGGCACTATTTTTTCAGATTCCCCGTTGCCGGGTTGTCGATCAACCTGCCCTCCTCTGTAAAACGGGAGCCGTGGCAGGGGCAATCCCACGTGTGCTCCTGCGGGTTCCATTTCAACGCGCAGCCGAGATGGGGACAACGCTTGGCGGAAGGGGTCAGGAGGTTGACCACGGCCTCGAAGCCATTGACCACCAATTGGGGGCGAAGAATCGTTCTGGAGGGGGAAAACACCTCGGCATAGGGGCTCTGCTTCCCTTGGACAAGATCGCACAGGACCATGGCCGATACCATGGCGGAGGTCATTCCCCACTTGTTGAAACCGGTGGCCACATACAGGTCGGATGCGCTGGCGGAATAGGGGCCGATATAGGGAACGCCGTCCAGAGACATGCAGTCCTGGGTAGCCCAGTGGGATGTCTCCGCGGCCTTGGGATAGTGCCGCTGGGCGAAATCCCGCAGTTCCTGCCAGGCCCCGCCCTGTTTTCCGGTGCGGTGGTCTCCGCCACCTACCAGCA
This DNA window, taken from Dysosmobacter welbionis, encodes the following:
- a CDS encoding S-layer homology domain-containing protein, which codes for MKRKLLSVLMALCLILTLLPTAVFAEELTPPEESGEQQEEQIKEPSTPEKEPDDPEKEQEGEEDLQPSDGDPELPAGDGEDERDPQTPEDGVQDPTGEEIPENGSTSVPNEVPLQEIILLEESAVTMEQNGGTTEYDSVSAAIDATQAYNKDTNKGLYTITLNENLAEDVVIPEGRYIKIDLNGHTLTNKESHTIFNKSTRITIVDTSAEKTGVVDNISHGRGAVYNNINAAITLQGGSYTRSQEASTGSDASGSNSWYVLKNFGTMTIKDGVTVKFSDSNSGLYSSLIGNGWQNSSAAEAGSNGEPQPSAGGKQAKLTINGGTFTGGQITVKNDDYGELTITGGNFTQPGENRYAVYNANTATISGGTFTAESTVVGSDYFAGEANTGKLTISKGTFTSESSGTAISMGAGADLTLTGGTFQTQGDGSSYVISLAETATAEISGGSFPGAEAARVVNSSDAFRDGYGVVENPDGSLSVGVKDESAEAVVIARDGSRTNYLTLSAAAKAAPAGSTVQLQKNLVLTSGISTVNYGVTIDLNGYDIDGTAVTSSDGAVALKTNYSSKPVDGVDSTMRLINSVSGQGGTIQAKLPVSVKSGNSTIPLPAEIGAGVTLVVLEGGTDAVKLDSSAYLLYSETAADYIANGGFRVSVGGVDRIYGRYANAASAAGDNAVVTLLHDYTGSDKIYSGSRSGTLNLAGRTYTYTGSDAIVDVNYENVGLTIQNGTLMGTSPEADGAQVLYSNSSLTLEGVTVDVKGEDIYGIVTNGTNVKNAIALKNSTLNVPNGNGIYFPSTGTVTIENSIINAKYVGVQMCAGSLAVRGAQTAITVTGEPTQKTDSDGVIGDGAAISIVEREGYQDLGTVTIEDGTFQSAESVDAVKAYAFNNADKTEEAWPTAGEVVSVSGGTFSAEVPEALCQDGYVAVKDENGSFVVGKDPAKTFVAQIGDREFTTIQGAIDAAVSGDTVQIKPGTYAEDLTISKKITLLGSGAGEAGTILTGTVSVAADGVTLDGIWFQQTYSEEDSKDQGACKLKTTETGTNLTIQNCIVQRMTGTAIPYGAIVHYGAAEGTLTLKNTELIAPVAGTADEINSASPSVIGVAAWAQTGENIDEAWKLVVTDCTIRTNGFAVFDRWNNATYTNTTFTGLEGVEGLDDIEVKTCYMALNNPHANDVTYDHCTFRNMRSWGMLVAGEELTVTDCTFDGTNQSCAISVAYGTIDKCTITGNTFDLSGSGSGIMFSGAVTETSTITVADNTFKNCSQEGGYCVNNTSAVEGEQVAPITVTGSTFIDCANKYLNQVNVEEAAASDTAYVVSGNTETYYETLAEAISSAPVGSAVYLLKDISETVSVSKNISIYTNGHAFSAANIQCAANYYVRQISGGYEVYYSAPSTGSGGSDSDPSYAPILDVGSGGSVKVNPRTPEEGDKVTITPDPDSGYGVDEVIVTDRNGREIDVTANRDGTYTFEQPRGRVTIEVTFTRTGESAFFTDVPETFWAYDEIAWAYDNGYVNGTTATTFSPNGSITRQQVWMILARLSGQSPANMAEARTWAMDNGISDGTNPGAAVTRQQLVALLYRFAELRNYANGQRADLSAYPDAGSVAGYAVEPLQWSVANGIVGGTSAGTLNPAGTATRAQFAVILYRFWNQVA